Proteins co-encoded in one uncultured Bacteroides sp. genomic window:
- a CDS encoding HNH endonuclease, whose product MKPSYKFYATILDSFSDYLNSDKIWEQYWGWSENPPHTQEEFHDQQFKELIGRINREPFESEAADKGTAFNEVIDCIIENRKSDNMVLTSFADQGTIQADYNNRHFIFPISLCREFANYFKGALTQVRTEAILPTMYGNVLVYGNIDELLPVSVHDIKTTGQYSAFKFKNHWQHVVYPYCLMQNGNDVRLFEYNITDFKSTYTESYTFVPERDIPKLTAHCEEFIRFLIDNKDLVTDKKIFGLDDIQS is encoded by the coding sequence ATGAAACCTTCATATAAATTCTATGCAACCATTCTTGACAGTTTTTCGGACTATCTGAATAGCGATAAGATTTGGGAACAGTATTGGGGATGGAGTGAAAATCCACCCCATACTCAAGAAGAATTCCATGACCAGCAGTTCAAAGAACTAATCGGCAGAATAAACAGAGAGCCTTTTGAAAGCGAAGCAGCCGACAAGGGCACAGCTTTCAATGAGGTGATAGACTGCATTATTGAAAATAGAAAATCAGATAATATGGTTCTTACTTCTTTTGCAGACCAAGGGACAATACAAGCAGATTATAATAATCGCCATTTTATTTTTCCTATATCCTTATGCAGAGAGTTTGCAAACTACTTTAAAGGCGCACTTACTCAGGTCAGGACAGAAGCAATTTTACCTACTATGTACGGCAATGTGCTTGTTTATGGAAACATTGATGAACTATTACCTGTATCAGTACACGATATTAAAACAACTGGCCAGTATTCAGCTTTCAAATTTAAGAATCACTGGCAACATGTCGTTTACCCATATTGCTTAATGCAAAACGGTAACGATGTTCGCTTGTTTGAGTATAACATAACTGATTTTAAAAGTACTTATACAGAGAGCTACACTTTTGTACCAGAACGGGATATCCCAAAACTCACGGCACATTGCGAAGAGTTTATCCGGTTCTTGATAGATAATAAAGATCTCGTTACTGATAAAAAGATATTTGGATTAGATGATATTCAATCTTAG
- a CDS encoding DUF1351 domain-containing protein, translated as MKELNINIQEKDLELIVSEKTLGCLTTNAKQIKSLVESALPNYDISNYNEGNIDHAKKDKAMLNKASKTLNAKRLEIEKEFMKPFTEFKEVVNDTVKLISECSLKIDSVVKENDQKAKNEKRTSIQSYFDEKKFNLVSFEKIFEEKWLNKTFKDKDIHSEIEAKIIKIKDDLVTLEAIGQDVDLLKSLYLDTLNLNNTIQYANTLKENRERVKVEASVLNPEAQIPKVQEVQNPSLFIRAFKVTGTRDDIIALSEFMNSRGIKFEKLEL; from the coding sequence ATGAAAGAACTAAATATAAATATTCAGGAAAAAGATCTTGAATTAATTGTCTCAGAAAAGACTTTGGGATGTTTAACTACCAACGCAAAACAAATAAAATCGTTGGTAGAAAGCGCCTTACCAAATTACGATATTTCAAATTACAACGAGGGTAATATTGATCATGCTAAGAAAGATAAGGCAATGCTAAACAAGGCTTCAAAAACCTTGAATGCTAAAAGACTTGAGATTGAAAAAGAATTTATGAAGCCTTTTACTGAGTTCAAAGAAGTTGTTAATGATACAGTAAAATTAATTTCTGAATGTTCTTTGAAAATTGATTCAGTCGTGAAAGAAAACGACCAGAAAGCCAAAAACGAAAAGAGAACTTCAATTCAGTCATATTTTGATGAAAAGAAGTTTAATCTTGTTTCTTTCGAAAAGATTTTCGAGGAAAAATGGCTTAATAAGACTTTCAAAGATAAAGATATTCACTCTGAAATTGAAGCTAAAATAATAAAGATTAAAGATGATCTAGTGACTTTAGAAGCTATTGGTCAAGACGTAGACCTTTTAAAATCTCTGTATCTTGATACCTTGAATTTAAACAATACAATTCAGTATGCCAACACCCTAAAAGAGAATAGAGAAAGGGTAAAAGTTGAAGCATCTGTTTTAAATCCAGAAGCTCAAATTCCGAAAGTTCAAGAAGTACAAAATCCCTCTTTATTTATACGAGCTTTTAAAGTGACTGGCACACGTGATGATATTATTGCTCTTTCTGAATTTATGAATAGTAGGGGTATTAAGTTTGAAAAGCTTGAATTATGA
- a CDS encoding ATP-binding protein, translating into MSLIKKSNELVISSIVKMMIYGQPGMRKTTTALSAPKPLLLDFDNGVKRVNMSHLEGVDIVQITTWNDVSEVLNEDLSSYQTIVVDTIGKMMDYIISFKCGTRQPQIRDWGGINAEFSGFVRNLSGLNKNIIFVAHRDTRKEGDDTVFIPALREKSYNSIVTELDLLGYMEARSENGRIKSTITFDPTNRNDGKNTCNLPSIMEIPTILDSKGNPTGKNNFITEKIITPYVSMLAAKKVETEKYEKVLSEIKEQINFITDEVSANDFVDRIDTFDHVGSSKQMAGQLLSIKVKALGLKYNKEIKKYELALEPSLL; encoded by the coding sequence ATGTCACTTATAAAAAAATCAAATGAGTTAGTAATTTCATCTATAGTAAAAATGATGATTTACGGCCAACCTGGTATGAGGAAAACAACCACCGCTTTGAGTGCCCCAAAACCTTTGTTGTTAGACTTTGATAACGGTGTAAAGCGTGTAAATATGTCACACCTTGAGGGTGTTGATATAGTCCAGATAACAACTTGGAATGATGTGAGTGAAGTTTTAAATGAAGACCTTTCTTCTTATCAGACTATCGTAGTTGATACAATCGGTAAGATGATGGATTACATTATTTCATTCAAATGTGGCACCCGACAGCCACAGATCAGAGACTGGGGCGGAATAAACGCTGAGTTCTCTGGATTTGTGCGTAATCTGTCTGGTCTGAACAAAAATATAATCTTTGTTGCTCACAGAGACACCCGTAAAGAGGGGGATGATACGGTATTTATACCAGCTCTTAGAGAGAAATCTTATAATTCGATTGTTACCGAGTTGGACTTATTAGGCTACATGGAGGCTCGCTCTGAAAATGGACGAATTAAGAGCACTATAACCTTTGACCCGACAAACAGAAATGATGGCAAAAATACATGTAACCTGCCTAGTATTATGGAAATTCCAACCATACTTGATAGTAAGGGCAATCCAACAGGCAAGAATAATTTCATCACAGAAAAGATTATTACCCCTTATGTGTCTATGCTTGCAGCAAAGAAAGTTGAGACAGAAAAGTATGAAAAGGTGCTTTCTGAAATAAAAGAGCAGATTAATTTTATCACTGATGAAGTAAGCGCGAATGACTTTGTAGATAGGATAGATACTTTCGACCACGTCGGTAGCTCAAAGCAAATGGCTGGTCAGTTACTTAGTATAAAGGTAAAGGCTCTTGGATTAAAGTATAATAAAGAAATTAAGAAGTACGAACTTGCTTTAGAACCATCTTTACTATGA
- a CDS encoding DNA-binding response regulator: MRIFTELSPERDYVAQMYGSGLEKKEIAKKTFRAVPTVNNTLQKVFEQLHVRNGRELAIKLAERLSGMKITFDFSPEFRSVVACCLLCVFMLSLYEGHDNCRRGRRTKIEERTEYVRRCD, encoded by the coding sequence ATGAGAATTTTTACAGAATTAAGCCCAGAAAGGGACTATGTAGCTCAAATGTATGGCTCTGGATTAGAAAAGAAAGAAATAGCAAAGAAAACATTCAGAGCCGTACCGACAGTAAACAATACGTTGCAAAAGGTCTTTGAACAATTGCATGTTAGAAATGGAAGAGAATTGGCAATCAAACTGGCCGAAAGATTATCCGGTATGAAGATCACATTTGATTTTTCACCAGAATTCAGATCGGTTGTTGCTTGCTGTCTATTGTGTGTGTTCATGTTATCTCTTTATGAGGGTCATGATAACTGTAGAAGAGGAAGACGAACTAAAATAGAAGAAAGAACAGAGTATGTCAGAAGATGTGATTAA
- a CDS encoding SH3 beta-barrel fold-containing protein → MMKKNFRHDVMAIAHRIFSLAQMSWSIALKKAWMIVKLISRMKKGVVSFQYQKIDGSIRTAKGTLVKTITDLLVNGTGKSNDKTVAYFDIEKQGFRCFKIENILTIG, encoded by the coding sequence ATGATGAAAAAGAATTTTAGACACGATGTAATGGCAATAGCTCACAGAATTTTCAGCTTAGCACAAATGAGTTGGTCAATAGCATTAAAGAAAGCTTGGATGATTGTAAAGCTGATTTCAAGAATGAAAAAAGGTGTAGTTAGCTTTCAATACCAGAAAATAGATGGTTCTATCAGAACCGCAAAAGGCACTCTTGTAAAGACTATCACAGACTTGCTTGTAAATGGTACAGGCAAAAGCAATGATAAGACAGTAGCCTATTTCGATATAGAGAAACAGGGTTTCAGGTGCTTTAAGATTGAAAACATCCTAACAATAGGGTAA
- a CDS encoding S24 family peptidase, which yields MEKKIVIEIMNELFKVLKINPNQLADAVGMKRAQGIYDILNPEKKVGISKNMADKICSKFSQINKAYLLTGEGKMLNEEDPERIEKEISISPSDIKEGEYSGALVYNIDGTCGVMERDMAFTRDNIVGSVNLPEINKESKIIRANGDSMEPVIFDGDRVVLRQIHNFDDIFYGQIYLILLDEYRMIKYIRKYEPDEDNYIILRSRNKEYDDIKLHKSKIKKLFVVENILSVKSQL from the coding sequence ATGGAAAAGAAAATAGTAATAGAAATTATGAATGAACTGTTTAAGGTGTTAAAAATTAACCCTAACCAGTTGGCTGATGCCGTTGGAATGAAAAGAGCACAAGGCATTTATGATATATTAAATCCAGAAAAGAAAGTAGGCATAAGCAAAAATATGGCTGATAAAATTTGTAGCAAGTTCTCACAAATAAATAAAGCATATCTTCTCACCGGAGAAGGTAAGATGCTAAATGAAGAAGATCCTGAAAGAATAGAAAAAGAAATATCTATCTCTCCATCCGATATAAAAGAAGGCGAATACTCGGGAGCACTCGTTTACAACATAGACGGCACTTGCGGAGTGATGGAAAGAGATATGGCATTTACAAGAGATAATATAGTAGGTTCGGTGAACCTCCCAGAGATAAATAAGGAATCCAAAATCATACGTGCAAACGGAGACAGCATGGAACCAGTCATTTTTGACGGTGATAGAGTTGTTCTTAGACAGATACACAACTTTGATGATATTTTCTATGGTCAGATTTATCTCATTCTCTTAGATGAGTATAGAATGATTAAATATATTCGGAAATACGAGCCGGATGAAGATAATTATATCATTCTAAGGAGCCGGAATAAGGAGTACGATGATATTAAACTTCATAAAAGCAAAATAAAAAAACTCTTTGTTGTGGAGAATATACTTTCTGTAAAATCACAATTATAA
- a CDS encoding radical SAM protein, with amino-acid sequence MNTPNLFQHTKTVVIKTNNLCNLKCTYCYDEDNLDRTTSILNLTSIRSILHELVSYSKPKDIEHLNLIWHGGEPLLMGIDYYSKIVNIQKEFDFPFSNLLQTNATFINEKWIHFFKENNFKIGVSFDGSISANKMHRQKTEKVLENIELLNKNSIFPSIICVISDLNYSLYKEMFDFLSTVKTEYIDLIPCYENNQRYTLSDIHYQEFMIGMFDLWWGSDRKINFRVFTNIIDKMLGTITSKDYITCSLTGRCGEIISINSDKKIYFCDCLPKENKYSIGNLNEGLENISKGKRYEHLINTNKRSSNECTNCEYLSICGKGCLNRRLNNNHTNELRDYYCNSRKAIFNHIKEALEINKVCTNIVGIPAFTRGPQPYNSLN; translated from the coding sequence ATGAATACACCTAATTTATTCCAGCACACTAAAACAGTAGTAATAAAAACAAATAATTTGTGTAATTTAAAATGCACATATTGCTACGACGAAGACAATCTAGATCGGACTACAAGCATATTAAACTTAACAAGTATTCGTTCTATATTACATGAATTAGTGTCCTATTCAAAACCTAAAGATATAGAGCATTTGAATTTAATCTGGCACGGCGGAGAACCCCTATTGATGGGAATAGATTATTACTCCAAAATAGTCAACATTCAGAAAGAATTTGATTTTCCATTTTCTAATTTACTCCAAACTAATGCAACATTTATTAATGAAAAGTGGATTCATTTCTTTAAAGAGAATAATTTTAAAATTGGTGTAAGCTTTGATGGATCTATTTCTGCAAATAAAATGCATAGACAGAAAACAGAAAAAGTGCTTGAGAATATTGAACTTTTAAATAAAAACTCAATATTCCCAAGTATAATATGCGTAATAAGTGACTTAAACTATTCTTTATATAAGGAGATGTTTGATTTTTTAAGCACGGTAAAAACTGAATACATCGATTTAATCCCATGTTATGAAAATAATCAAAGGTATACGCTTTCAGATATTCATTATCAAGAATTTATGATTGGTATGTTTGATCTATGGTGGGGATCAGATCGTAAAATAAATTTTAGAGTATTTACTAATATTATTGATAAAATGCTTGGCACAATTACATCTAAAGACTATATTACATGTAGTTTGACTGGTAGGTGCGGTGAAATAATCAGCATTAATTCTGATAAGAAAATTTATTTCTGTGATTGCCTACCAAAAGAAAATAAATACTCAATTGGAAATCTAAATGAAGGTCTGGAAAACATATCAAAGGGTAAACGATACGAACACCTAATAAATACAAATAAAAGATCCTCTAATGAATGCACAAATTGCGAATATCTAAGTATCTGTGGAAAAGGATGTCTTAATAGAAGGCTAAACAATAATCACACCAATGAATTAAGAGATTATTACTGCAATTCAAGAAAGGCTATCTTCAATCATATAAAAGAAGCTTTAGAAATTAATAAGGTCTGCACTAATATTGTTGGAATTCCGGCTTTTACAAGAGGACCTCAACCATATAATTCATTAAATTAA
- a CDS encoding CHAT domain-containing protein — protein sequence MLKNSLIFYEIDKQINIWKNTRPPFYFRYVRDYDISSKDNISKETLDVLDEIFPVWKKCDIKCFNAADYKTQVIFDRTFFDNTRTTIFRKIEYHLSIIMQNSQNFESIAMIDSILAYSQTLELIWISYLGVKLNPLIWNHISDIAKESANYISQSTFDLETIADLTIKNEYVLGYASLEQNNFNEAVIHFKLVLCYYSAALESKYQNVCLKYHDEWIFSLYAIMDFGLEEEIHWIITASISIKKSNIKVCLPNIAIIATFSSKKDNKFGITYNTLLSNKNILNSLNILNNKTALIDITFTSEFIHLYLYYNNTIKIFRYEIHDKENLDCLGGAKSLNSKYFNEHPFWQMAMYLAPNGVILSPEGSENSFKDLLKKCDSMANNGKIYQDFCISDKIEWAAYRLHARTIYNDGWKCIPKWQMTMGPSLNELYIYFYDKIFRTPLNFCKEKGIDNIIICPDGTLVSFPIHLLINKESGMRVYEELNISYLPSLIELEKYHIVTPQEDIKKVVIISDSTRSLEHSEKEVCLISCFFEKMHIVKTTNKTSIDELISLCQNADIVHFIGHAHFDPLAPENAYLDFGENERLDVNKLKLLNLNNGALVFLNACNTGRNTIGFDRVTSQGIVDTLLQVGASTVISTIWEVENISAMLFAHFFYKSFIQNKKGRLNSIKYASKRVADLTINEAEELLNYKLYCSKIKPFEDPFYWGAYVLNGATR from the coding sequence ATGTTAAAAAATAGCTTAATATTTTACGAAATTGATAAACAAATCAATATCTGGAAAAACACTCGACCGCCATTTTATTTTAGATACGTAAGAGATTATGATATTTCATCAAAAGATAATATCTCCAAAGAAACTCTTGATGTATTAGATGAGATTTTTCCTGTTTGGAAAAAATGCGATATTAAATGTTTCAATGCTGCAGACTATAAAACACAAGTCATTTTTGATAGGACTTTTTTTGACAATACTAGGACAACAATATTTAGAAAAATAGAGTATCATCTATCCATTATCATGCAAAATTCACAAAATTTTGAATCAATTGCAATGATTGATAGCATATTGGCCTATAGCCAAACTCTCGAACTAATATGGATTTCATATTTAGGAGTTAAGTTAAATCCTCTTATTTGGAATCATATATCAGATATTGCAAAAGAATCTGCTAATTATATAAGTCAATCTACTTTTGATCTTGAAACCATCGCTGATTTAACAATTAAGAATGAATATGTTTTGGGCTATGCATCTCTTGAACAGAATAATTTTAATGAAGCAGTTATACATTTTAAATTAGTTTTATGTTATTACAGTGCTGCTTTAGAAAGTAAATATCAAAATGTCTGTCTAAAATATCATGACGAATGGATTTTTTCATTATATGCTATCATGGATTTTGGATTAGAAGAAGAAATACATTGGATAATAACAGCAAGCATTTCAATTAAAAAGTCAAATATAAAAGTATGTTTGCCCAACATTGCAATTATTGCAACCTTTTCTTCAAAAAAAGATAATAAATTCGGGATCACTTATAACACATTATTGTCTAATAAAAATATTCTCAATTCGCTGAATATTTTAAATAATAAAACAGCTTTAATTGATATCACATTTACTTCAGAGTTTATCCATCTATATCTGTATTACAATAATACTATTAAAATATTTAGATATGAGATTCATGACAAAGAAAACTTGGATTGTTTAGGTGGTGCAAAAAGCTTAAATAGTAAATATTTTAATGAGCATCCTTTTTGGCAAATGGCAATGTATCTTGCTCCGAACGGTGTAATTTTAAGCCCTGAAGGGTCAGAAAACAGTTTCAAAGATCTGTTAAAGAAATGTGATTCCATGGCCAACAACGGTAAAATATATCAAGACTTTTGTATCTCTGATAAAATTGAATGGGCGGCATATAGGTTACACGCTAGAACTATTTATAATGATGGATGGAAATGCATTCCCAAATGGCAAATGACTATGGGCCCTTCTCTTAACGAACTCTATATATACTTTTACGATAAAATATTTCGTACTCCATTGAATTTTTGTAAAGAGAAAGGAATAGACAATATCATTATATGTCCAGATGGAACTCTTGTATCATTTCCAATTCATTTATTAATTAATAAAGAATCTGGAATGCGTGTTTATGAAGAACTAAACATAAGTTATCTTCCCAGTTTAATCGAATTAGAAAAATATCATATCGTAACACCGCAAGAAGATATAAAAAAAGTAGTGATTATATCAGATTCAACACGATCACTCGAACATTCAGAAAAAGAAGTTTGTCTCATTTCTTGTTTTTTTGAGAAAATGCATATTGTAAAAACGACTAATAAAACATCGATTGACGAACTAATTAGCTTATGCCAAAATGCAGACATTGTACATTTTATTGGACATGCGCATTTTGATCCATTAGCTCCAGAAAATGCATATTTAGATTTTGGTGAAAATGAGAGATTGGATGTTAACAAATTAAAACTTTTAAATCTAAACAATGGTGCTTTAGTCTTTTTAAATGCTTGTAATACAGGTAGAAATACCATTGGATTTGATCGTGTTACATCTCAAGGGATAGTTGATACTTTATTGCAAGTGGGGGCATCAACTGTAATAAGTACCATATGGGAAGTTGAAAATATATCCGCTATGTTATTTGCTCATTTTTTTTATAAAAGCTTTATTCAAAATAAGAAAGGAAGATTAAATAGTATTAAATATGCGTCAAAAAGGGTTGCTGATTTAACTATTAATGAAGCCGAAGAGTTGTTAAATTATAAGTTATATTGTTCAAAAATAAAGCCTTTCGAAGATCCTTTTTATTGGGGAGCATATGTTTTAAATGGTGCAACAAGATAA